In one window of Clupea harengus chromosome 4, Ch_v2.0.2, whole genome shotgun sequence DNA:
- the tmem269 gene encoding transmembrane protein 269 isoform X1, whose protein sequence is MILLSSSSGFFPPTKQLFLSKSTSGLQLKEFARKNAANVLSVANMLMGMASILSSLNGHQYAACWLVLIGYLLDLADGAVARRLNACSALGAKLDDFADFTTFGIATSLLLTTESLLDNLLCMCYVLSVFTRLCFFSSGIPFMYRGLPCIYSSAILACVSLLSGGNMVVLRVTAVAMILFMISQSFYPHDRVLESQAWKKVVYAGGIAMVFCSSFPPACVYYLLWSMSYILFPASLWSCKV, encoded by the exons atgatcCTGCTGAGCTCCTCCTCTG GTTTTTTCCCACCCACAAAGCAGCTCTTCCTGTCGAAGAGCACCAGCGGCCTCCAGCTCAAGGAATTTGCCCGCAAGAACGCTGCCAATGTGCTGTCCGTCGCCAACATGCTCATGGGAATGGCCTCCATCCTGAGCAGTCTCAATGG TCACCAGTATGCTGCTTGCTGGCTGGTCCTCATTGGTTACCTCCTTGATCTGGCTGACGGGGCAGTTGCCAGGAGACTTAATGCGTGCTCAGCGCTGG gtgcaaaGCTTGATGACTTTGCAGATTTCACCACATTTGGGATTGCTACCTCGCTGCTCTTGACGACCGAGAGTCTTCTGGACAACCTGCTGTGTATGTGCTACGTCCTGTCTGTGTTCACTCGCCTATGCTTCTTCTCCAGTG GAATCCCATTCATGTACCGTGGCCTGCCCTGCATCTACTCCTCAGCCATTCTGGCCTGCGTCTCGCTGCTCTCTGGCGGCAACATGGTGGTCCTGCGTGTCACTGCCGTGGCCATGATCCTCTTCATGATCAGCCAGAGCTTCTACCCCCACGACCGCGTTCTGGAGTCCCAGGCCTGGAAGAAGGTCGTCTATGCAGGAG GCATTGCCATGGTGTTCTGCTCCTCCTTCCCGCCAGCATGCGTCTACTACCTGCTGTGGTCCATGTCCTACATCCtcttccctgcctccctctggaGCTGCAAGGTGTAG
- the tmem269 gene encoding transmembrane protein 269 isoform X2 → MLMGMASILSSLNGHQYAACWLVLIGYLLDLADGAVARRLNACSALGAKLDDFADFTTFGIATSLLLTTESLLDNLLCMCYVLSVFTRLCFFSSGIPFMYRGLPCIYSSAILACVSLLSGGNMVVLRVTAVAMILFMISQSFYPHDRVLESQAWKKVVYAGGIAMVFCSSFPPACVYYLLWSMSYILFPASLWSCKV, encoded by the exons ATGCTCATGGGAATGGCCTCCATCCTGAGCAGTCTCAATGG TCACCAGTATGCTGCTTGCTGGCTGGTCCTCATTGGTTACCTCCTTGATCTGGCTGACGGGGCAGTTGCCAGGAGACTTAATGCGTGCTCAGCGCTGG gtgcaaaGCTTGATGACTTTGCAGATTTCACCACATTTGGGATTGCTACCTCGCTGCTCTTGACGACCGAGAGTCTTCTGGACAACCTGCTGTGTATGTGCTACGTCCTGTCTGTGTTCACTCGCCTATGCTTCTTCTCCAGTG GAATCCCATTCATGTACCGTGGCCTGCCCTGCATCTACTCCTCAGCCATTCTGGCCTGCGTCTCGCTGCTCTCTGGCGGCAACATGGTGGTCCTGCGTGTCACTGCCGTGGCCATGATCCTCTTCATGATCAGCCAGAGCTTCTACCCCCACGACCGCGTTCTGGAGTCCCAGGCCTGGAAGAAGGTCGTCTATGCAGGAG GCATTGCCATGGTGTTCTGCTCCTCCTTCCCGCCAGCATGCGTCTACTACCTGCTGTGGTCCATGTCCTACATCCtcttccctgcctccctctggaGCTGCAAGGTGTAG